A part of Propioniciclava coleopterorum genomic DNA contains:
- a CDS encoding VOC family protein, whose protein sequence is MTRLLQPVLDTADVGRSAAFYLAWLGDGWACRGGDPAPDADWAVLQGPDGARLALQLADPFDAATWPRPGVPQQAHLDFLLDSPAALEATRARLAGLDAPLLRDNGADPDEPLYVFADPDGHPFCVLAVGA, encoded by the coding sequence ATGACCCGTTTGCTGCAGCCGGTCCTGGACACCGCCGACGTGGGCCGCTCCGCCGCGTTCTACCTCGCCTGGTTGGGCGACGGCTGGGCGTGCCGCGGCGGCGACCCGGCGCCCGACGCCGACTGGGCGGTCCTGCAGGGCCCGGATGGGGCGCGGCTGGCGCTGCAGCTCGCCGACCCGTTCGACGCCGCGACCTGGCCCCGCCCCGGGGTGCCGCAGCAGGCGCACCTGGACTTCCTGCTCGACTCGCCGGCGGCCCTGGAGGCGACCCGCGCCCGCCTGGCCGGGCTCGACGCGCCGCTGCTGCGCGACAACGGTGCCGACCCCGACGAGCCGCTGTACGTGTTCGCCGACCCCGACGGCCACCCGTTCTGCGTCCTGGCGGTGGGCGCATGA
- a CDS encoding DUF998 domain-containing protein, producing MPDHPASTPVRLGALLWLLLPLTVAAEVVAAAAWPGYDPFALTISDLGATTCVTLDYPAGPVDVCSPRHALVNASFVAGGLALGTGALLLRPTLGTGGSATAALVLFLLAGASWGAAGVVPVDADLTLHAALAFPAFCAQSAALVVLGRSRDRFGFGTLRVGLLTLLATIATLVFAGSGYLGGLERLAQYPVLAWLAWHGVRTLRASADA from the coding sequence ATGCCCGATCACCCCGCGAGCACACCCGTCCGACTCGGCGCCCTGCTGTGGCTGCTGCTGCCCCTCACCGTCGCCGCGGAGGTCGTGGCCGCCGCGGCGTGGCCGGGCTACGACCCCTTCGCCCTGACGATCAGCGACCTCGGCGCCACCACGTGCGTGACCCTGGACTACCCGGCGGGTCCCGTCGACGTCTGCTCGCCCCGGCACGCCCTGGTCAACGCGTCCTTCGTGGCGGGCGGCCTGGCGCTGGGGACCGGCGCCCTGCTGCTGCGTCCGACGCTCGGCACCGGCGGCTCCGCCACGGCGGCGCTGGTGCTGTTCCTGCTGGCCGGCGCCTCCTGGGGCGCCGCGGGCGTCGTGCCCGTGGACGCCGACCTGACCCTGCACGCGGCGCTGGCCTTCCCCGCGTTCTGCGCCCAGTCGGCCGCGCTGGTCGTCCTGGGCCGCAGCCGCGACCGCTTCGGGTTCGGGACGCTGCGGGTCGGCCTGCTCACCCTGCTGGCGACCATCGCCACCCTGGTGTTCGCGGGCTCGGGCTACCTGGGCGGCCTCGAGCGGCTGGCGCAGTACCCCGTGCTGGCCTGGCTGGCCTGGCACGGCGTCCGGACGCTGCGGGCCTCAGCCGACGCGTAG
- a CDS encoding PAC2 family protein, producing the protein MSALTDLRRPVVVFAFSGWNDAGDAATGVVDHLSDVYDTDYGFSLDADEYYDLTQNRPVVVREGDHRTVQWATTEVLIAHLGERDVVLVNGPEPNFRWRGFSAALVSAFRSIKPERVIAMGAMLADAPHSRAVPISEDGTDYVGPSGIVGLLASACADAGLNVTTLWASVPHYVSDPPNPKATLALISRLEEFLDEPVDHGDLAAAAALWETRVDELVSEDVDIVEYVRELESRYDTAEATGEEIAQQFERYLRRRES; encoded by the coding sequence ATGTCCGCGCTCACCGATCTCCGCCGCCCGGTGGTCGTGTTCGCCTTCAGCGGGTGGAACGACGCCGGCGACGCCGCCACGGGGGTCGTCGACCACCTCAGCGACGTGTACGACACCGACTACGGCTTCTCCCTGGACGCCGACGAGTACTACGACCTCACCCAGAACCGCCCCGTGGTCGTCCGCGAGGGCGACCACCGCACGGTGCAGTGGGCCACCACCGAAGTGCTGATCGCCCACCTGGGCGAGCGCGACGTGGTGCTCGTCAACGGGCCCGAGCCGAACTTCCGGTGGCGGGGGTTCAGCGCCGCGCTGGTCTCGGCGTTCCGCTCCATCAAGCCCGAACGGGTGATCGCGATGGGCGCGATGCTCGCCGACGCCCCGCACAGCCGCGCGGTCCCGATCTCCGAGGACGGCACCGACTACGTCGGTCCCAGCGGCATCGTGGGCCTGCTGGCCTCCGCGTGCGCCGACGCCGGGCTGAACGTCACCACGCTGTGGGCGTCCGTGCCCCACTACGTGTCCGACCCGCCCAACCCCAAGGCGACGCTGGCGCTCATCAGCCGGCTGGAGGAGTTTCTCGACGAACCCGTCGACCACGGCGACCTGGCCGCCGCCGCGGCGCTGTGGGAGACCCGCGTGGACGAACTCGTCTCCGAGGACGTCGACATCGTCGAGTACGTGCGCGAGCTCGAGTCCCGCTACGACACCGCCGAGGCGACCGGCGAGGAGATCGCCCAGCAGTTCGAGCGCTACCTGCGTCGCCGGGAATCCTGA
- a CDS encoding alpha/beta fold hydrolase, with product MHVTRTGNVDGPAVLLLHGAGVAGWMWEPVVRRLTGLRVSVPDLPGHGASASAPFHGVDATVGALARLLDRPAVVVGFSWGGQLAVALTARFPELVAATVVISSLARPLALASLVDPLFAATLPLARSARFARLQGRALGVPDALLDRYVATSVGVDPAALAGIVAANNRFTIPAGWGEGAGPALLIHGDAEGGAVRTSAAALRAARPGSRAAVVAGAAHDVPFRAPAWLAAQVQSLAGS from the coding sequence ATGCACGTCACGCGCACGGGGAACGTCGACGGACCAGCGGTCCTGCTGCTGCACGGCGCCGGGGTCGCCGGCTGGATGTGGGAGCCGGTGGTGCGCCGGCTGACGGGGCTGCGGGTGAGCGTGCCCGACCTGCCCGGGCACGGGGCGAGCGCGTCCGCCCCCTTCCACGGCGTCGACGCCACGGTCGGAGCGCTGGCGCGGCTGCTGGACCGGCCCGCGGTCGTCGTCGGGTTCTCGTGGGGCGGCCAGCTCGCGGTGGCGCTGACGGCGCGGTTCCCCGAATTGGTCGCGGCGACGGTCGTCATCAGCTCGCTGGCCCGGCCCCTGGCGCTCGCGTCGCTGGTCGACCCGCTGTTCGCCGCGACGCTGCCCCTGGCCCGCTCGGCGCGCTTCGCCCGGCTGCAGGGGCGCGCCCTCGGCGTCCCGGACGCCCTGCTGGACCGCTACGTCGCGACGTCGGTGGGCGTCGACCCGGCGGCGCTGGCCGGCATCGTGGCGGCCAACAACCGGTTCACGATCCCCGCCGGCTGGGGCGAGGGCGCCGGCCCGGCGCTGCTCATCCACGGCGACGCCGAAGGGGGCGCGGTCCGCACCTCCGCCGCCGCGCTGCGCGCCGCCCGCCCGGGGAGCCGGGCCGCGGTGGTCGCCGGCGCGGCGCACGACGTGCCGTTCCGGGCGCCGGCGTGGCTCGCCGCGCAGGTTCAGTCGCTGGCGGGCTCCTGA
- a CDS encoding HAD family hydrolase, protein MGLRRHPGRLRAVLAPRRGPAARRAGGEPMDAAATAEMVGLALTDAAAVLLRRAGRDDADAARWAEVLNSYALEAMVEDGVPFRPGAAELLEEARLAGIPCALVSMSYTSVLTPVVASLPPGSFAVVVGGDQVARGKPDPEPYLRAAAALGVAPLDCLALEDSFPGTLSAQNAGMPALGIPFEQDIVPGPRRAIVPTLAGLSLEDASALWRELRDA, encoded by the coding sequence GTGGGACTTCGACGGCACCCTGGTCGACTCCGAGCCGTCCTGGCACCGCGCCGAGGCCCGGCTGCTCGCCGAGCTGGGGGCGAGCCGATGGACGCCGCGGCGACGGCCGAGATGGTGGGGCTGGCCCTCACCGACGCCGCCGCGGTGCTGCTGCGCCGCGCCGGACGCGACGACGCCGACGCGGCCCGCTGGGCCGAGGTGCTGAACTCCTACGCGCTCGAGGCGATGGTCGAGGACGGCGTCCCGTTCCGGCCCGGCGCCGCCGAGCTGCTCGAGGAGGCCAGGCTGGCCGGCATCCCCTGCGCGCTGGTGTCCATGTCGTACACCTCGGTGCTCACCCCGGTGGTCGCGTCGCTGCCGCCGGGCAGCTTCGCGGTGGTCGTCGGCGGGGACCAGGTCGCCCGCGGCAAGCCCGACCCCGAGCCGTACCTGCGCGCCGCCGCCGCCCTGGGGGTCGCGCCCCTGGACTGCCTGGCGCTGGAGGACTCCTTCCCCGGGACGCTCTCGGCGCAGAACGCCGGGATGCCGGCGCTGGGCATCCCGTTCGAGCAGGACATCGTGCCCGGCCCGCGGCGCGCCATCGTGCCGACGCTGGCCGGCCTGAGCCTGGAGGACGCGTCCGCCCTGTGGCGCGAGCTGCGGGATGCCTAG
- a CDS encoding ABC transporter substrate-binding protein gives MALNVFSRLMVVHPDGADLKPDLATDCLYTSPTSYECQLPTGLTFHNGHALTASDVKFSIERAYRLNVPRSSIQLFDSLDRIDVVDDRTVRFELKFADTQFGYALATPAAGIVDEELYDPDAVRPRDAQAVGSGTYALVTTAEDHLVFERFEAYKGALTGAIDEIRLSFAADSAAAEQAVVEGTTDVIWRSLSTAAMERLTTEMNEGGGATKSGFRRVPLPQTRLQRLVFNPASPYRDDQAVRSAVSAALQADRSAASIVPPTVTGSVPSFPVGGEATIPDIGGQRPRLTLGFTSKAPGQRDLAGLIRDRLEESAGLSVLLQPDNPDADLVLTDRSAWVNTAFGWLQAYVDDTLPGTQAKVDGLVRNARSTGDAATREALLAEIQQQAAVDLTVLPQSLGTETMLLGPDVSLQGQPFGPAWQLGLWSLRA, from the coding sequence GTGGCCCTCAACGTGTTCAGCCGGCTGATGGTCGTGCACCCCGACGGCGCCGACCTCAAGCCCGACCTGGCCACCGACTGCCTCTACACGTCGCCCACCAGCTACGAGTGCCAACTCCCCACCGGCCTCACGTTCCACAACGGGCACGCGCTCACGGCGTCGGACGTGAAGTTCAGCATCGAGCGCGCCTACCGGCTCAACGTGCCCCGCAGCTCGATCCAGCTGTTCGACTCGCTCGACCGCATCGACGTCGTGGACGACCGGACCGTGCGCTTCGAGCTCAAGTTCGCCGACACCCAGTTCGGCTACGCGCTCGCCACCCCGGCGGCCGGCATCGTCGACGAGGAGCTCTACGACCCCGACGCGGTCCGCCCCCGGGACGCCCAGGCGGTCGGCTCGGGCACCTACGCGCTGGTCACGACCGCCGAGGATCACCTGGTGTTCGAGCGCTTCGAGGCGTACAAGGGCGCGCTGACCGGCGCCATCGACGAGATCCGGCTGAGCTTCGCCGCCGACAGCGCGGCCGCCGAGCAGGCCGTCGTCGAGGGCACCACCGACGTGATCTGGCGGAGCCTGTCGACCGCCGCCATGGAGCGGCTGACCACCGAGATGAACGAGGGCGGCGGCGCCACCAAGTCCGGCTTCCGGCGGGTGCCGCTGCCGCAGACCCGGCTGCAGCGGCTCGTGTTCAACCCGGCCTCGCCCTACCGCGACGACCAGGCGGTGCGGTCGGCCGTCTCCGCCGCGCTGCAGGCCGACCGCAGCGCGGCGTCCATCGTGCCGCCGACGGTGACCGGCTCGGTGCCGTCCTTCCCGGTCGGCGGCGAGGCGACCATCCCCGACATCGGGGGGCAGCGGCCGCGGCTGACGCTCGGCTTCACGTCCAAGGCCCCCGGCCAGCGCGACCTCGCCGGCCTGATCCGCGACCGGCTCGAGGAGAGCGCGGGCCTGTCGGTGCTGCTGCAGCCCGACAACCCGGACGCCGACCTGGTGCTCACCGACCGGTCGGCCTGGGTGAACACGGCCTTCGGGTGGCTGCAGGCCTACGTGGACGACACCCTGCCCGGGACCCAGGCCAAGGTGGACGGGCTGGTGCGCAACGCCCGCTCGACCGGGGACGCCGCCACCCGGGAGGCGCTCCTGGCGGAGATTCAGCAGCAGGCGGCCGTCGACCTGACGGTGCTGCCGCAGTCGCTGGGGACCGAGACGATGCTTCTCGGCCCCGACGTCAGCCTGCAGGGGCAGCCGTTCGGGCCTGCCTGGCAACTCGGACTTTGGAGCCTTCGCGCGTGA
- the rpe gene encoding ribulose-phosphate 3-epimerase gives MSHRIHPSILNADLARLDDEIRRIPSADGVHLDVMDNHFVPNLTIGLPVIESIRAAHPDRFLDIHLMITDADRFAPAYAELGCESVTFHIEASDAPIRTARTLRGLGSKAAVGLRPQTPIEPLADFITEFDMVLIMTVDPGFGGQSFLADMLPKIRRTREIVARTGQDIWIQVDGGVAESTLDQCIDAGANVFVAGSAVFRAEDPDAMVRGLAAQAGARCPAH, from the coding sequence GTGTCGCACCGCATCCACCCGAGCATCCTGAACGCCGACCTGGCGCGCCTGGACGACGAGATCCGCCGCATCCCCAGCGCCGACGGCGTCCACCTGGACGTGATGGACAACCATTTCGTCCCGAACCTGACCATCGGGCTGCCCGTGATCGAGAGCATCCGGGCCGCGCACCCGGACCGGTTCCTCGACATCCACCTGATGATCACCGACGCGGACCGGTTCGCCCCCGCCTACGCGGAGCTCGGCTGCGAGTCCGTCACGTTCCACATCGAGGCCTCCGACGCCCCGATCAGGACGGCGCGCACCCTGCGCGGCCTGGGGTCGAAGGCGGCGGTGGGGCTGCGGCCGCAGACGCCGATCGAGCCGCTGGCCGACTTCATCACCGAGTTCGACATGGTGCTGATCATGACCGTCGACCCCGGCTTCGGCGGCCAGTCCTTCCTGGCCGACATGCTGCCCAAGATCAGGCGCACCCGCGAGATCGTGGCGCGCACCGGCCAGGACATCTGGATCCAGGTGGACGGCGGCGTCGCGGAGTCCACGCTGGACCAGTGCATCGATGCGGGCGCGAACGTCTTCGTGGCCGGCTCGGCGGTCTTCCGGGCCGAGGACCCCGACGCCATGGTCCGTGGCCTGGCGGCGCAGGCGGGTGCCCGGTGCCCGGCGCACTGA
- the arc gene encoding proteasome ATPase, which yields MGDRVLVNEALVVVGPAGRRAAGELMHLRERLGERAALVTAANDEEVVVELADGLAGEPLEIGQSLLGDHRALLAWATVPRSDVAELVLDEVPDVTWADIGGLTEQIQQIRDAVELPFTHRGLYRDFELEPPKGVLLYGPPGCGKTMIAKAVANAAGSSFLNVKGPELLNKYVGETERQIRQTFARARAEAEAGRPVIVFFDEMDSLFRTRGSGVSSDVESTIVPQLLAELDGVEAMSDVIVIGATNREDLIDPALLRPGRLDVKIRLDRPDEASARAILGLALSPRTPLDAAEAEAAGGAEAFRSALIERAVADLFERRPANASVEVTYASGRREVLYVADFISGALLANVAARAKQAAIKDLIAGGPRGVGTEHIRRAVRAEVAQNEDLPSAAQPEEWALISGRRGEPIVGLRRLAGAGAATVERPGDGSPG from the coding sequence GTGGGGGATCGCGTCCTGGTGAACGAGGCGCTCGTCGTGGTCGGGCCCGCCGGACGCCGCGCCGCCGGAGAACTGATGCACCTGCGCGAGCGGCTGGGGGAGCGCGCGGCCCTCGTCACCGCCGCGAACGACGAGGAGGTCGTGGTCGAGCTGGCCGACGGCCTGGCCGGCGAGCCGCTCGAGATCGGGCAGTCGCTGCTGGGCGACCACCGCGCGCTGCTGGCGTGGGCGACGGTGCCGCGCAGCGACGTCGCCGAGCTCGTGCTGGACGAGGTGCCCGACGTGACGTGGGCCGACATCGGCGGGCTGACCGAGCAGATCCAGCAGATCCGCGACGCCGTGGAGCTCCCGTTCACGCACCGCGGCCTCTACCGCGACTTCGAGCTGGAGCCGCCCAAGGGCGTGCTGTTGTACGGGCCGCCGGGCTGCGGGAAGACCATGATCGCCAAAGCGGTCGCCAACGCGGCGGGCTCGTCCTTCCTCAACGTGAAGGGCCCCGAGCTGCTGAACAAGTACGTGGGGGAGACCGAGCGCCAGATCCGGCAGACGTTCGCCCGCGCCCGCGCGGAGGCGGAGGCCGGCCGTCCGGTCATCGTCTTCTTCGACGAGATGGACTCGTTGTTCCGGACGCGCGGCTCGGGGGTGAGCTCCGACGTGGAGTCGACGATCGTGCCGCAGCTGCTGGCCGAGCTGGACGGGGTGGAGGCGATGTCGGACGTGATCGTGATCGGCGCCACCAACCGCGAGGACCTGATCGACCCGGCGCTGCTGCGGCCCGGGCGCCTCGACGTCAAGATCCGGCTGGACCGCCCCGACGAGGCCTCGGCCCGCGCGATCCTGGGGCTCGCGCTGTCGCCGCGCACCCCGCTCGACGCCGCCGAGGCCGAGGCCGCCGGTGGCGCGGAGGCGTTCCGGTCGGCCCTGATCGAGCGCGCCGTCGCGGACCTCTTCGAGCGGCGTCCCGCCAACGCGTCGGTGGAGGTGACCTACGCGTCGGGTCGGCGCGAGGTGCTGTACGTGGCCGACTTCATCTCCGGCGCGCTGCTGGCGAACGTGGCCGCCCGCGCCAAGCAGGCCGCCATCAAGGACCTGATCGCCGGCGGCCCGCGCGGCGTCGGCACCGAGCACATCCGGCGCGCGGTGCGGGCCGAGGTCGCCCAGAACGAGGACCTGCCCAGCGCGGCGCAGCCGGAGGAGTGGGCCCTGATCTCGGGGCGCCGCGGCGAGCCGATCGTGGGTCTGCGCCGGTTGGCGGGGGCCGGCGCGGCCACCGTCGAACGCCCCGGGGACGGCTCCCCGGGGTAG
- a CDS encoding RsmB/NOP family class I SAM-dependent RNA methyltransferase, translated as MMPNRRLRRRRPDQPRRIAYRVLRAVAEDGAYANLELGRALDGADLEPRDAAFVTELVAGTSRLSGTYDRVLAAASGRRGFEAPLADALRLGAHQLLSMRVPTHAAVGATVDLAAAEVGEKVAGLTNAVLRKVAARDLDGWIAELARGEDELGALALRTHHPRWIAAAYRDLLGAEAEAALAANNVAPVTTLVVRPGLAARAELGGEPTAHSPWGARRAGNPGDVEAVAQGRAGVQDEGSQLVVAALAAPDAPAGPWLDLCAGPGGKAALLAGVAIEAGTRLLASERQPHRAELVARALRAYAGPLAPAVIAADGTRPAWPAGAFARVIADVPCTGLGALRRRPEARWRRTEKDLADLVPLQQALLRTALDSAAPGGVVAYVTCSPHRAETVGVLDAVLAGRDDVTVLDAPAALPGVPDATLGPYLQLWPHRHGTDAMFCALLRVG; from the coding sequence CTGATGCCGAACCGCAGGCTGCGCCGGCGCCGCCCCGACCAGCCGCGCCGGATCGCCTACCGCGTCCTGCGCGCGGTCGCCGAGGACGGCGCCTACGCCAACCTGGAACTCGGCCGCGCGCTCGACGGCGCGGACCTGGAGCCGCGCGACGCCGCGTTCGTGACCGAGCTCGTCGCCGGAACCAGCCGGCTGTCCGGTACCTACGACCGGGTGCTGGCCGCCGCCTCGGGACGCCGCGGCTTCGAGGCGCCGCTGGCCGACGCGCTGCGCCTGGGCGCCCACCAACTGCTGTCGATGCGCGTCCCGACCCACGCCGCGGTCGGGGCCACCGTCGACCTCGCCGCCGCGGAGGTGGGGGAGAAGGTCGCCGGGCTCACCAACGCCGTGCTGCGCAAGGTCGCCGCCCGCGACCTCGACGGCTGGATCGCCGAGCTGGCGCGCGGCGAGGACGAACTCGGCGCCCTGGCGCTGCGGACGCACCACCCGCGCTGGATCGCGGCCGCCTACCGCGACCTGCTCGGCGCGGAGGCCGAGGCCGCGCTGGCCGCCAACAACGTGGCGCCCGTGACCACCCTGGTCGTGCGTCCGGGGCTGGCGGCGCGCGCCGAACTCGGCGGCGAACCCACGGCGCACTCGCCGTGGGGGGCGCGCCGCGCGGGCAACCCCGGCGACGTCGAGGCGGTGGCCCAGGGCCGGGCGGGCGTCCAGGACGAGGGCAGCCAACTCGTGGTCGCCGCGCTCGCGGCCCCCGACGCGCCGGCGGGGCCGTGGCTCGACCTGTGCGCCGGCCCGGGCGGCAAGGCCGCCCTGCTCGCCGGCGTGGCGATCGAGGCCGGGACGCGGCTGCTGGCCTCCGAGCGGCAACCGCACCGCGCCGAGCTCGTGGCGCGGGCCCTGCGCGCCTACGCCGGCCCGCTCGCCCCGGCGGTCATCGCCGCGGACGGCACCCGGCCGGCCTGGCCCGCCGGCGCCTTCGCCCGCGTGATCGCCGACGTGCCCTGCACCGGGCTGGGCGCGCTGCGCCGGCGACCCGAGGCGCGCTGGCGGCGCACCGAGAAGGATCTGGCCGACCTCGTGCCGCTGCAGCAGGCACTGCTGCGGACCGCGCTCGACAGCGCGGCTCCCGGGGGCGTTGTGGCCTACGTCACCTGCTCGCCGCACCGCGCCGAGACCGTCGGCGTCCTGGACGCGGTGCTCGCGGGGCGCGACGACGTGACCGTCCTGGACGCGCCGGCCGCCCTGCCGGGGGTCCCCGACGCCACCCTGGGGCCCTACCTGCAGCTGTGGCCGCACCGGCACGGCACCGACGCGATGTTCTGCGCCCTGCTACGCGTCGGCTGA
- a CDS encoding lysophospholipid acyltransferase family protein: MPGALTGRERSAAPLTTPTPPGEKPTYRHLGQFVGALMRAAVAEEWDDAASIPATGPAIVVSNHVSYADVLAVGRYLIWSGRWPRYIGKAELWKIPGIAWLARRCRQIPVERGTDRAKDALVHALAALAQGELVAIYPEGGRTHDPQLWPQRGRTGVARLALATHAP, translated from the coding sequence GTGCCCGGCGCACTGACCGGGCGCGAGCGCAGCGCCGCCCCGCTGACCACCCCGACGCCGCCCGGCGAGAAGCCCACCTACCGGCACCTGGGCCAGTTCGTGGGCGCGCTGATGCGGGCGGCGGTCGCCGAGGAGTGGGACGACGCCGCCTCGATCCCCGCGACCGGCCCCGCGATCGTCGTGTCGAACCACGTGAGCTACGCCGACGTGCTCGCCGTGGGCCGCTACCTGATCTGGTCGGGACGCTGGCCGCGCTACATCGGCAAGGCCGAGCTGTGGAAGATCCCCGGGATCGCCTGGCTGGCCCGGCGCTGCCGGCAGATCCCCGTCGAGCGCGGCACCGACCGAGCCAAGGACGCCCTCGTCCACGCCCTGGCCGCGCTCGCCCAGGGCGAGCTGGTGGCGATCTACCCCGAGGGCGGCCGGACGCACGACCCGCAGCTGTGGCCGCAGCGTGGCCGCACCGGCGTCGCCCGGCTGGCGCTCGCGACGCACGCCCCGTGA